aatgatgaatttttatttatatatgcaaaattttagtatattttaatttagtatataatatatgaaattctttttataaaaaagaaatatttattctttgaaaaatttattaaattatattttttctcattgTATAGgtagaaaaacaagaaaagagtaaaaaaaaaactggccGAGCTAAGAGGCGTATTCAGTATAATCGAAGATTTGTTAATGTTGTGCAAACTTATAGTCGTCGTCGAGGACCAAATGCTAActcaaattcataattatatctatatgtatacatttcatggttacgaaaataaaataaaaaattaaatataaagaagtttttatttcttattttttgtaattatattaacatttttgaattaaataaatttattcataatttttatatatcatataattttaattacgaaacatcaagttatattcaaaaatataagaaatataatttttaattttaattatttattaataattaaataggaaatatttgtaaataatagataaatattatgactatgaaacaaattttatatttgttttacaaaaaaattatatatatacatatatatcttagataattttattttaattattttagcttttaaaacattacatacataaatttacATGTTTAATTTGATAACTAATAAGTAATTTCTTGACGAAAAGTcaattaagtatatataatataagttaaaatcattaaaaatatattagttctTTTTTGTTcatcaatatcaattatttatagcaacattaatatagtaaatttaatatttaaattagattcttAACATTGCacttaattattgaaattgaatcaatgttattatttgatatctattttttaatactgaaaatatattgaaattttatgcaattttattaaaattaaaattataaaaatttttatattaaaattaacttcgtataaaataattcttttcgtttaactttttaatattgagtaagaagattttcaatatctttacAAAGTGTTGCAAAATCTGGTCTTTTATGACTTTTTAAGTTCCAACAGGGATGCATAAGTTTTACATAAATTGCTTGTGGACAAATACATGGACAAGGAAGACGAATACCATTTTCTAATGCAGCTAATAGTAGTTCAGTACTTCCTTTTTCTTGTTCATTTTGAAGTCGCTCTGTACTAGAATCAAGACCAGGTAAACGTGGTTCTTCTCCAAAACTAAATGTTTCATACATTGTTACACCAAAAGACCACACATCCGatcgaatagaaaattttccatctcTAATACTTTCTGGAGCATACcttaaagagaaaagagaattatatataattaatatatatatataagaaatatataatttcgttagatttataatacttGCCACTTAATAGGAAGACTTCGGTcagtttgtaaaatataataatcattttctcCAATAACTTGAGCTAATCCAAAATCActgattttaactttattttcatcagcaactaaaatatttcttgcagCAAGATCTCTATGAACAATACCCTCGCTACCTAAATAGTCCATTCCTGTTGCAATATCTAAAGCAAATCCCAATAGTCTTCTATGTGTTAATTCTTGTTTGTGAATTGCTAAATAACTTTGTAATGAACCATGTTTTACATATTCCATTACTAAACAAACTTCAGGTTCTGATATTACTCCGAGAATTTTTACTACATTTGGATGATTTAAAGTCTACAATCATGTCATTCATGtgcaattaatattcattgtaatttcaatattgtaattattaatgttatattatataaaaaatattatataaaaattgtcatataataattttatgtcacatatgtcatataattattaatatcatataaaaaataaattataaattaattaaaaattttgaaataatcacCTTCATTATAGtaatttctctttcaaaatcatttatatcagTTTCAAgagctctttttttttttaatttttttatagcaaCTTGTTGTGGTTCAATgtcttttccattttctctttctaatgTGCCTCTATAAACTTCTCCATAAAAACCTTGACCAATTTTCCCTTGTAGAATTACATTACAATCAATatctaattcataaattccTCGCATTTGACCTAAAGAACCATTGCTACTTCCAGATCCACAATCTTCTGCTGTTCCAGATTCATTTCTTCCTATtacctatttttatattaatattatatattcattttcttttttaattattattattattaaaaattattattatagcgattaatttttaaaaattattaaatttatataaattgttactaATATatgttgttaaatataaataataaaaattgatcagttttttattaaatttattttattacctcGCCTAAATCACTAGGATGTCCTATCCATAAAGCTTGAGTAGAATGTTCAATACAATTCATATTGGGAATGTTATTTTGAGAGATCGAGCAATTTTCTGAATCTCTTCTTGCTAAATATGCAGAAAGATCTTCTGTACTATCTATATAGTTATCATTGGTATTGATTAAACCTTGtagatctaaaattaaaataaatttaaagattttgctAAAACAATATAACAGAAGACAATTATATCTTACTATCATCAGTATCATTCCAGGGAAGACTGGTATTATCCATAAGAAGACTATTACTTCTTGATTcactatttattgatttattattattggaattaaaGTTACCTTGctcaaacttttttaattgagaATTAAGTAATTTTGGAAAAGCTGTTGCATATGCGTGACTTCTACGAGAATTATATACTTGATatagaatttgatttatatctcTTGTAATTGCTTGAGGTTGTTTTCTAGAACCATTTGAATCTCCCCAACATTCAAGCATCAACCGATAAACTTCTGTAGGACAACCATTTGGAATAGGCAAACGTTTTCCCGCttcataatgtttttttacaatggtaacatttgaaaattcttgtaATGTATCTcccctgaaaaaaaaaacattaaattttatttttatatattaaaattgtattaaatcatttatgaaatatttatgataaattatattatatttatgaaaaatatatttatgataaatatttatgataaattatattattaaatacatatattttaaaactaataatattaagaaaaatttattaaattaaaattataatgaaaacgtaaaaattaatatttatttaaaagatttaccTAGCAAATATTTGCCAAATTGTTGTTCCAACAGCCCAAATATCTGCTTGAAAACTATGTCTGGCCAATTCTGGATCATTATAAGTCTCTGGAGGTAACCAATGAATATCCGTTTctgtatatacaaatattcctGGATCGGCTAATTTTACTACAAAACTGTTATTAGTATGGGCATGTACTAACAGCTTATTGCATCTAATGTTACCATGAACTACACCATTTTCTTCAAGATGCCAAAGAGCAGCGGCCAAACAGGCTGTTGCTTCTACCATATCTACAGTTTTAATAGTTTGAGAAGAAGAACTACGTAAATATTCATCAAGTGAACCATGTCGTACCAATTCTAGGAGCATTCCAATCGATGGTGTTACTGTTAAACCATATAATCTACTAGAACATACAAATTATTCTAGTATCAATATAAGAAGTATATATTAGATGAgagcaaaaaattaaattaacttggATTAtccattcaatattaaattattatataaaaattttgaagaaacttAAGTacattataagtataataatataatagaatttgattGTAATAAGATCATTTACTAAttgtaataagattttttgttgcaaatattagataagaaataaaaaatactaaaaattctGCATATCTATATGTAAAATgtacattttgaaattttacaattactattttaatattttcatagaaatatattattaaatgatccaataaattaaatttaaaacatttttgacttctttcttttgccatattttttaaaaccattattaatattcttttttatattataatttaaaatattttaatctatattacattactttacattttttaaaaatatagaaaactataatattataattattttattttatattttaaaatattatttaccttACAAGAGTACCTGAACGTAATTGAGACCATTTTCCAGCAAGttccaaa
This DNA window, taken from Apis cerana isolate GH-2021 linkage group LG5, AcerK_1.0, whole genome shotgun sequence, encodes the following:
- the LOC107997913 gene encoding tyrosine-protein kinase hopscotch isoform X2, producing MENDSLAIVYIANEEKELNLTIIYGQTIEDLCIKICRSLGIGPIARHLFALRNHYTKLWYSLSYRLEMKNKNKFDFRLRFKPSSLKRLKQIDVNAYDYYFQQARSDVMDNKVPDIVYEIHKQELIGLGVTDMYRVMLEKGIPRETVESEYRKYIPRECIKRHAFFIKKPIHNALLEICKISGYDANYVKEQYLKQFECMAPNYPYEEYEALMDRDLQNPPIKVTLRVNVDEVKYCELNVASWITLCAIEDLCFVSIRQDNTVEISRKNGIPSYLKFSKNALLMSFVSALDGYYRLAVKWTFNLCGEIVTPSLERLHKLKCHGPVGQEFSYTKLQQKRANKPGSYLLRESETEYNVYHLDICNKGGKLFSRRIEEKIPNEFTVTGIPNRYNSLVQCVSSFQDSEGQPYLSECLPPSEYDKSSLLLCAPENAVSEVAADEEIVASVLETGPHCVSQNQLEIYKPFLKTIRTQQYSPTTLHRAIWRLTKGKKLEVALKILKQEEEANYTKEFLELAGKWSQLRSGTLVRLYGLTVTPSIGMLLELVRHGSLDEYLRSSSSQTIKTVDMVEATACLAAALWHLEENGVVHGNIRCNKLLVHAHTNNSFVVKLADPGIFVYTETDIHWLPPETYNDPELARHSFQADIWAVGTTIWQIFARGDTLQEFSNVTIVKKHYEAGKRLPIPNGCPTEVYRLMLECWGDSNGSRKQPQAITRDINQILYQVYNSRRSHAYATAFPKLLNSQLKKFEQGNFNSNNNKSINSESRSNSLLMDNTSLPWNDTDDNLQGLINTNDNYIDSTEDLSAYLARRDSENCSISQNNIPNMNCIEHSTQALWIGHPSDLGEVIGRNESGTAEDCGSGSSNGSLGQMRGIYELDIDCNVILQGKIGQGFYGEVYRGTLERENGKDIEPQQVAIKKLKKKRALETDINDFEREITIMKTLNHPNVVKILGVISEPEVCLVMEYVKHGSLQSYLAIHKQELTHRRLLGFALDIATGMDYLGSEGIVHRDLAARNILVADENKVKISDFGLAQVIGENDYYILQTDRSLPIKWYAPESIRDGKFSIRSDVWSFGVTMYETFSFGEEPRLPGLDSSTERLQNEQEKGSTELLLAALENGIRLPCPCICPQAIYVKLMHPCWNLKSHKRPDFATLCKDIENLLTQY
- the LOC107997913 gene encoding tyrosine-protein kinase hopscotch isoform X3, which produces MENDSLAIVYIANEEKELNLTIIYGQTIEDLCIKICRSLGIGPIARHLFALRNHYTKLWYSLSYRLEMKNKNKFDFRLRFKPSSLKRLKQIDVNAYDYYFQQARSDVMDNKVPDIVYEIHKQELIGLGVTDMYRVMLEKGIPRETVESEYRKYIPRECIKRHAFFIKKPIHNALLEICKISGYDANYVKEQYLKQFECMAPNYPYEEYEALMDRDLQNPPIKVTLRVNVDEVKYCELNVASWITLCAIEDLCFVSIRQDNTVEISRKNGIPSYLKFSKNALLMSFVSALDGYYRLAVKWTFNLCGEIVTPSLERLHKLKCHGPVGQEFSYTKLQQKRANKPGSYLLRESETEYNVYHLDICNKGGKLFSRRIEEKIPNEFTVTGIPNRYNSLVQCVSSFQDSEGQPYLSECLPPSEYDKSSLLLCAPENAVSEVAADEEIVASVLETGPHCVSQNQLEIYKPFLKTIRTQQYSPTTLHRAIWRLTKGKKLEVALKILKQEEEANYTKEFLELAGKWSQLRSGTLVSRLYGLTVTPSIGMLLELVRHGSLDEYLRSSSSQTIKTVDMVEATACLAAALWHLEENGVVHETDIHWLPPETYNDPELARHSFQADIWAVGTTIWQIFARGDTLQEFSNVTIVKKHYEAGKRLPIPNGCPTEVYRLMLECWGDSNGSRKQPQAITRDINQILYQVYNSRRSHAYATAFPKLLNSQLKKFEQGNFNSNNNKSINSESRSNSLLMDNTSLPWNDTDDNLQGLINTNDNYIDSTEDLSAYLARRDSENCSISQNNIPNMNCIEHSTQALWIGHPSDLGEVIGRNESGTAEDCGSGSSNGSLGQMRGIYELDIDCNVILQGKIGQGFYGEVYRGTLERENGKDIEPQQVAIKKLKKKRALETDINDFEREITIMKTLNHPNVVKILGVISEPEVCLVMEYVKHGSLQSYLAIHKQELTHRRLLGFALDIATGMDYLGSEGIVHRDLAARNILVADENKVKISDFGLAQVIGENDYYILQTDRSLPIKWYAPESIRDGKFSIRSDVWSFGVTMYETFSFGEEPRLPGLDSSTERLQNEQEKGSTELLLAALENGIRLPCPCICPQAIYVKLMHPCWNLKSHKRPDFATLCKDIENLLTQY
- the LOC107997913 gene encoding tyrosine-protein kinase hopscotch isoform X1 — encoded protein: MENDSLAIVYIANEEKELNLTIIYGQTIEDLCIKICRSLGIGPIARHLFALRNHYTKLWYSLSYRLEMKNKNKFDFRLRFKPSSLKRLKQIDVNAYDYYFQQARSDVMDNKVPDIVYEIHKQELIGLGVTDMYRVMLEKGIPRETVESEYRKYIPRECIKRHAFFIKKPIHNALLEICKISGYDANYVKEQYLKQFECMAPNYPYEEYEALMDRDLQNPPIKVTLRVNVDEVKYCELNVASWITLCAIEDLCFVSIRQDNTVEISRKNGIPSYLKFSKNALLMSFVSALDGYYRLAVKWTFNLCGEIVTPSLERLHKLKCHGPVGQEFSYTKLQQKRANKPGSYLLRESETEYNVYHLDICNKGGKLFSRRIEEKIPNEFTVTGIPNRYNSLVQCVSSFQDSEGQPYLSECLPPSEYDKSSLLLCAPENAVSEVAADEEIVASVLETGPHCVSQNQLEIYKPFLKTIRTQQYSPTTLHRAIWRLTKGKKLEVALKILKQEEEANYTKEFLELAGKWSQLRSGTLVSRLYGLTVTPSIGMLLELVRHGSLDEYLRSSSSQTIKTVDMVEATACLAAALWHLEENGVVHGNIRCNKLLVHAHTNNSFVVKLADPGIFVYTETDIHWLPPETYNDPELARHSFQADIWAVGTTIWQIFARGDTLQEFSNVTIVKKHYEAGKRLPIPNGCPTEVYRLMLECWGDSNGSRKQPQAITRDINQILYQVYNSRRSHAYATAFPKLLNSQLKKFEQGNFNSNNNKSINSESRSNSLLMDNTSLPWNDTDDNLQGLINTNDNYIDSTEDLSAYLARRDSENCSISQNNIPNMNCIEHSTQALWIGHPSDLGEVIGRNESGTAEDCGSGSSNGSLGQMRGIYELDIDCNVILQGKIGQGFYGEVYRGTLERENGKDIEPQQVAIKKLKKKRALETDINDFEREITIMKTLNHPNVVKILGVISEPEVCLVMEYVKHGSLQSYLAIHKQELTHRRLLGFALDIATGMDYLGSEGIVHRDLAARNILVADENKVKISDFGLAQVIGENDYYILQTDRSLPIKWYAPESIRDGKFSIRSDVWSFGVTMYETFSFGEEPRLPGLDSSTERLQNEQEKGSTELLLAALENGIRLPCPCICPQAIYVKLMHPCWNLKSHKRPDFATLCKDIENLLTQY
- the LOC107997913 gene encoding tyrosine-protein kinase hopscotch isoform X5, which gives rise to MENDSLAIVYIANEEKELNLTIIYGQTIEDLCIKICRSLGIGPIARHLFALRNHYTKLWYSLSYRLEMKNKNKFDFRLRFKPSSLKRLKQIDVNAYDYYFQQARSDVMDNKVPDIVYEIHKQELIGLGVTDMYRVMLEKGIPRETVESEYRKYIPRECIKRHAFFIKKPIHNALLEICKISGYDANYVKEQYLKQFECMAPNYPYEEYEALMDRDLQNPPIKVTLRVNVDEVKYCELNVASWITLCAIEDLCFVSIRQDNTVEISRKNGIPSYLKFSKNALLMSFVSALDGYYRLAVKWTFNLCGEIVTPSLERLHKLKCHGPVGQEFSYTKLQQKRANKPGSYLLRESETEYNVYHLDICNKGGKLFSRRIEEKIPNEFTVTGIPNRYNSLVQCVSSFQDSEGQPYLSECLPPSEYDKSSLLLCAPENAVSEVAADEEIVASVLETGPHCVSQNQLEIYKPFLKTIRTQQYSPTTLHRAIWRLTKGKKLEVALKILKQEEEANYTKEFLELAGKWSQLRSGTLVRLYGLTVTPSIGMLLELVRHGSLDEYLRSSSSQTIKTVDMVEATACLAAALWHLEENGVVHGNIRCNKLLVHAHTNNSFVVKLADPGIFVYTETDIHWLPPETYNDPELARHSFQADIWAVGTTIWQIFARGDTLQEFSNVTIVKKHYEAGKRLPIPNGCPTEVYRLMLECWGDSNGSRKQPQAITRDINQILYQVYNSRRSHAYATAFPKLLNSQLKKFEQDLQGLINTNDNYIDSTEDLSAYLARRDSENCSISQNNIPNMNCIEHSTQALWIGHPSDLGEVIGRNESGTAEDCGSGSSNGSLGQMRGIYELDIDCNVILQGKIGQGFYGEVYRGTLERENGKDIEPQQVAIKKLKKKRALETDINDFEREITIMKTLNHPNVVKILGVISEPEVCLVMEYVKHGSLQSYLAIHKQELTHRRLLGFALDIATGMDYLGSEGIVHRDLAARNILVADENKVKISDFGLAQVIGENDYYILQTDRSLPIKWYAPESIRDGKFSIRSDVWSFGVTMYETFSFGEEPRLPGLDSSTERLQNEQEKGSTELLLAALENGIRLPCPCICPQAIYVKLMHPCWNLKSHKRPDFATLCKDIENLLTQY
- the LOC107997913 gene encoding tyrosine-protein kinase hopscotch isoform X4, with the translated sequence MENDSLAIVYIANEEKELNLTIIYGQTIEDLCIKICRSLGIGPIARHLFALRNHYTKLWYSLSYRLEMKNKNKFDFRLRFKPSSLKRLKQIDVNAYDYYFQQARSDVMDNKVPDIVYEIHKQELIGLGVTDMYRVMLEKGIPRETVESEYRKYIPRECIKRHAFFIKKPIHNALLEICKISGYDANYVKEQYLKQFECMAPNYPYEEYEALMDRDLQNPPIKVTLRVNVDEVKYCELNVASWITLCAIEDLCFVSIRQDNTVEISRKNGIPSYLKFSKNALLMSFVSALDGYYRLAVKWTFNLCGEIVTPSLERLHKLKCHGPVGQEFSYTKLQQKRANKPGSYLLRESETEYNVYHLDICNKGGKLFSRRIEEKIPNEFTVTGIPNRYNSLVQCVSSFQDSEGQPYLSECLPPSEYDKSSLLLCAPENAVSEVAADEEIVASVLETGPHCVSQNQLEIYKPFLKTIRTQQYSPTTLHRAIWRLTKGKKLEVALKILKQEEEANYTKEFLELAGKWSQLRSGTLVSRLYGLTVTPSIGMLLELVRHGSLDEYLRSSSSQTIKTVDMVEATACLAAALWHLEENGVVHGNIRCNKLLVHAHTNNSFVVKLADPGIFVYTETDIHWLPPETYNDPELARHSFQADIWAVGTTIWQIFARGDTLQEFSNVTIVKKHYEAGKRLPIPNGCPTEVYRLMLECWGDSNGSRKQPQAITRDINQILYQVYNSRRSHAYATAFPKLLNSQLKKFEQDLQGLINTNDNYIDSTEDLSAYLARRDSENCSISQNNIPNMNCIEHSTQALWIGHPSDLGEVIGRNESGTAEDCGSGSSNGSLGQMRGIYELDIDCNVILQGKIGQGFYGEVYRGTLERENGKDIEPQQVAIKKLKKKRALETDINDFEREITIMKTLNHPNVVKILGVISEPEVCLVMEYVKHGSLQSYLAIHKQELTHRRLLGFALDIATGMDYLGSEGIVHRDLAARNILVADENKVKISDFGLAQVIGENDYYILQTDRSLPIKWYAPESIRDGKFSIRSDVWSFGVTMYETFSFGEEPRLPGLDSSTERLQNEQEKGSTELLLAALENGIRLPCPCICPQAIYVKLMHPCWNLKSHKRPDFATLCKDIENLLTQY